The stretch of DNA AGTGCGTTCTTGAAGATCTGTTCGAAGCCGAGGAACTTGACAGTCCCGAGCGTCACCGAGGGGTGAAACCGCAGGCCCCCTTTATACGGTCCGAGAGCCGAGTTGAACTCCACACGAAAACCGCGGTTGATCTGCACACGGTTCGAGTCGTCGATCCACGGCACCCGAAAAATAATTTGGCGCTCGGGCTCGCAGATGCGCTGCAAGATTGACGCGTCGGCGTACTGCGGGTGGCGAACCACAACGCGGCCGAGCGATTCGAACACCTCGCGGGTGGCCTGGTGAAACTCCACCTCACCGGCGTTGCGAAGCAGAACCTCATCAAAGACATGCTGGATTGCAGGGTCGATCGTGTTCATATTTTGCATCTTTCTCACAGTCAAGCCTCAAGAGTACAGCCCCAATTCAGGCTCGCCCGTCACGTGCCGTAGCCTAGAGAAGTGAAGTTTGCGCATTTAAGAGTTGAAGGTCAGTCCGTTCCCCGCCTAGCCGTGACCCAGGAAGATTCGGCACTCTTCCTCGACGAGATCATGGATGACGCACCTCGCGACCTCCAGGACCTCCTGGAGAAGGGGCCCGACGAGTTCAACCGCGTACGCGCTCTCGTCACCCATTCGCTTGTGCATGGCGCAAGCGTGACGCCGCTCGAGACGCTGCGTCATTCCTCCGCCGTTCTTCGCCCGCCGCAGATCATCGCGATCGGCGCCAACTATGCCGCGCACTCCTCCGAGCTCAAACTGCGCTCCGAGACCGCGGCGACGATCTTCTCGCTCTGGCCGAACTCCCTCACCGGGCACGAGTCGACCATCAGCTGGCCGGCCGACCTGACCCAGGAGGTCGACTACGAAGCCGAGCTCGGTGTCGTGATCGGTCGCGCCGCCCGCAACGTGTCGGTGGCGAATGCGCTCGACTACGTCTTCGGGTATACCGTCGTCAACGACATCACGGCCCGCAACTTGCAGTTCTCCGAGGCGCAGTGGTCACGGTGCAAGTCGTTCGATGGCTTCACACCGACCGGTCCGGTCGTTGTCACCGCCGATGAGATCGGTGATCCGCAGGATGTCTGGCTGACCACCCATGTCGACGGTCGCATTCTGCAAGATGCCTCGAGCGGTGACATGGTGCGTACCGTCGCCGAGATCATTTCGTACCTGTCGAAGACCGCTACTTTGCTACCGGGCACGCTCATCTCGACGGGCAGTCCGGGTGGTGCCGGCTACAGCCGCAAACCGCAGGTGTTCCTGCGCGATGGGTCAACCGTGACGATCACGATCGACAAGATCGGCATGCTCACCACGCACTGTCGCGAGATCTAGCGGCGCGTCATTCGTCGGTCCTTCAGCTCGAGAATTCTCGCCGCTCAGGCGTAGGATCCCCCTAGGCCCGGTGTGCCTCGGGGAGGTTGACAATGGTCACCATTTCGGTCGTCATTCCCTCCTACAACGACGCGTGCTTTCTGGCGGCAGCACTCGACGCACTGGCCGCGCAACTGCGACCTGCCGACGAGATCGTCGTCGTCGACAACGGGTCGACCGATGACACGTCCGACGTCGCGCGCGCCGCGGGCGCTCGTGTCGTCGTCGAACCGTTGCGCGGAATCTGGCCCGCGGCCTCGGCGGGCTATGACGCGGCATCCGGCGATCTGATCGCCCGTCTCGACGCCGACTCGCTGCCGCCCGTTGATTGGCTGGCGCATATCGAGGCGGAGTTCGTGCTGTCCCCTGAGCTCGGCGTACTCACCGGGCCGGGCGAGTTCTACGATTGCACCCCGCTCGTCGCAGCGCTCGGTGAAGGCCTCTACATCGGCGGCTACTTCTGGTTCATGGGCTGGTGGCTCACTGAGCCGCCCATTTTCGGGTCGAATTTCGCCATGAGGCGCACGGTCTGGCGCGAGGTGCGCGGGCGGGTGCATCGCCGCGACGGAACGGTGCACGACGACCTCGATCTCAGCTATCACCTCGACCCCGGCGTGGTGGTGGTCTACGACCCGACCCTCCGCGTGGGGATCTCTGCCCGTCCGTTCAACACATGGAGCGGCTTCTCGCGGCGACTGAACTGGGCGTTTCGCACCATCCGCATGCATTGGCCGGACGAGTCCCCGATGCGCCGACGCATCGCCCGTCGGGCGCTGCACTCGGCCGCGTCACACAGCCAGGCCTGACGCACTATGCTCAGGCCGACCTCGACTCGGCCCGCGCGTACAACGCCACGAGGTCGGCTGCCAGCCGGTGCGGAGTGGTTTCGCACGGGCTGTGGCCTGTGGGGTACTCGCGATACACGGCACCGATCAGTTCGGCATTCTCGCGCTGCAGCCGCGTCGGCCAGATGTCATGTCGGCCCACGGCGACGAGGAGTGGGATGCCGCTGTCGACGAGTTCGCGCCTCCGGTCTGGCGCGTGTTTCATCAGTCTGACGATCTCGTCAACACTGCGCCGGGAGGTGAACTCGAACCGTTCGCGGACCAACTCCACGCGTCCGGGTGTCGCTCGGTTCAGGTTTGCGCTGACACCCCAGATCAGCAGGCCCGCAATGCGATGCGGCGTGGTCAGATAGCTGAGCGGACCGATCCAGCTCACCCCTCGAAACGACTGTCCCGGCTGTGGTGGAACTCCGAGAAATGCGACTGAGGCAAAGAGTTCTGGCGCAGCCACGAGGGCTTCTTGCACGACGAATCCCGCAAACGAGTAACCGAGAACGTGGGCGGGAACCGTTCCCGCGTGAAGGAAAGCGAGCAGGTCGGCGACGAAGAAGTCATAGTCATAAGACTCACCGGCCGGCGCAGCGGCGGCGGCTGACCCGTATTGGCCGGCCAGGTCATAGCTTTCGACGTAGTAGCCCGCCGCCGCCAGAAGCGGACCGAGCAGAATAAAGTCTTCTTTCGAGCCGGTCGCTCCGGGCACGAGCACCACCCGCGGGTGCGTGGGATTGCCGAACGCGACGGCCGCGAGCGATCCGCTTGGCGCATCGAAGCGGAAGGACCGTGACCCGGCTGGCAGCGTCTGCCAATCGACATCGGCCAGGTCCGCGTCAAGCGCGTCGAGGGACTCCGCATCACCGGCGTCGGGTCGACGGGCGCAACGCCGTTGCCACATGGTCACGGATCCAGGCTACTCCCGGGTTCCGCCATCCGTCTCGGCCGTCGCGCCCGCCCCGGCCGCTATTCGATGATGGGAATTGTGCTGGAGGCCGTCGGCGAATCGGCCTCCATGCCCGACAGTCGCGCCGGCTCCAGCTCACGCATGACGTCTTCACGGCTCATCAGTTTGGCTTCGACGACGAGGTCGGCCACGTTGCGCCCGGTCAGCAAGGCGGTCTGGGCCAGGGCCGCCGCCGCCGAGTAGCCGATGTGCGGAATCAGCGCGGTGATCACGCCGACGCTCGAGCCCACCATGGCGCTCAGGCGGTCTTCGTTGGCGGTGATGCCGTCGATGCAATTCACCCGCAACGTCCACATGGCCTGGGTCATCCAGGCCAAGCTCTGCAGCAGCGAGTGCGCGATGACGGGCTCGAAGGCGTTCAGCTGCAGCTGGCCTCCCTCCGCGGCCATCGTCACCGTGACATCGGCTCCGGCAACAGCGAACGCGACCTGGTTGACGACCTCGGGAATCACCGGGTTGACCTTGCCGGGCATGATCGACGAGCCGGCCTGCTTGGGCGGCAGGTTGATCTCGCCGAACCCAGCCTGCGGTCCGGAGGAGAGGAGGCGCAGGTCGTTGCAGATCTTCGACAGTTTGATCGCGCTGCGCTTGAGGTTTCCGCTGAACGACATGAAACTGCCCGCATCGCTGGTCGACTCGATCAGGTCGGGTGCGGCCTCCAGCGTGAGGCCGGTGATCAGGTTGAGGTGGCGGATGGCGGCAGCCGCGTAGCCGGGGTCGGCCGTGATTCCCGTGCCGATCGCTGTTGCGCCCAGGTTCACCTCAGCCAGCAGCCAGATCGTCTCGGTCAGACGGTCGTAGTCCTCGCCCAGTGTGGTCGCGAAACCATGGAATTCCTGGCCGAGCGTCATCGGCACGGCATCCTGCATCTGGGTGCGGCCAACCTTCAGAATGTGGTTGAACTCAACAGCCTTGCTCGAGAACGAGCCCTGCAGGAGCTTGAGCTCACGCAGCAGGTGCTGCAGCGAGTAGTTGAGCGCGATCTTGATCGCCGTCGGGTAGGTGTCGTTTGTCGACTGACTGCGGTTGACATGATCAATCGGACTCAGAATGTCGTAGCGGCCCTTGTCGTAGCCGGCGTGCTCGAGTGCGACATTGCAGATGACCTCGTTGGCATTCATATTGGTGGAGGTTCCGGCCCCACCCTGAATCACGCCGACGACGAACTGGTCGTGGTAGGAGCCATCGATGATGTCCTGGCAGGCGGCATCGATCCAGCCGGCGCGTTCCGGCGACAAGGCACCGATCTCCTTATTCGCGCGTGCACAGGCCTGCTTGACGGAGGCGAGGGCGACGACAAAGTCGGGGTAGACCGAGATGGGCCGTTTGGCGATCGGGAAGTTATCCATGGCCCGCTGAGTGTGCACACCGTAGTAGGCATCGGTCGGCACTTCGAGGGCGCCGAGCGAATCGCGCTCAAGCCGGAATCCGGGGCGAGGAACATCATTGTTCTGCGCAGATTCCATACCGATTTCGTTCTTTTCACTGACTGATGACGGGGTTTCAGACACGCTTGTTGACACGTGGTCTCCATTGCCGAGAGGGGGTGAGCTCGTGGCTCCTGACGCCTCCAGCCTATCGCGGGCCACCCGACGGGTGGCTGGATCAAACGCATCGATTCGGTGCTCGCGCCGGACAGATTGCCGGACAGATTGCCGGGCCGCGAGGGCGCCGACTCACGAGGCCGACCACTCTCATCGGCGCGTCATCCAATAAAGTGTCCGGAGGGGCGTGCCTCATCGGTAAGCCCGCCACCGCACCACCGAAGCACCACCGACCGAGGACAGCATGTCGACGATCTACGAGGTTGCAGCCCTGGCGGGAGTCTCCCCCGCCACCGTCTCACGTGTCTTCAACGGCATTACGGTCTCGCCCGAAAAATCTGAGCTCGTCCGCCGTGCGGCCACAGAACTCGCGTTCACTCCGAACCGCGCTGCACGCTCATTACGCACTCGGAGTTCCGAAGTAATCGCCCTGGTCATCCCCGATATCGAGAACCCGTTCTTCACCGCGATGGCGCGAGGTGTTGAAGATGTCGCGCAGGAGGCCGGCTACTCGGTAGTGCTGTGCAACACCGACGAGAATCCAGACAAAGAAGCAAAATACTTGTCGATCGCCGTGTCTGAGAACATGGCCGGCGTGATCCTTGCAGCGGCAAACGATCAGGTCGACCTCACTGCCCTCCTGACGCGCCGTCGCCCCGTAGTCGCAGTCGACCGCGGGCCCCACGGATTCACCATCGACGCCGTGTTGGTCGACAACATCGCGGGCGGTCGTGCCGCCACCCAAGCGCTCGCTGATCGGGGATTTACCCGAATCGCGTGCATCACGGGACCGCGCGATGTCGAGACTGCACAGCAACGCGCTGACGGCTGGCGTGACGTGGCCCGTCCCGACAATGGAGACGATTCCCTCCGCTACGCGAATTTTCGTGTCGACGGTGGCCGAGCCGCGATGGAAAGCCTCCTGGCGATGGATCCCCCGCCCGACGCAGTTTTCGTCGCGAACAATCTGATGAGCGTCGGTGCCCTCCAGGTGCTCGTCGAGCGCGGCCAGACACCGGGCGGGATCGGGCTGGCAAGTCTCGGAGATTTGCCGTTTTCAACCGTCGCTCCCACCGATGTCACGGTGATCCCTCTGCCCGCGCGCCATCTCGGGATGACCGCGGCACGACTGCTCCTGGCGCGCATCAGGGGCGACGACCAGCCCGCGCGCTCGATCGTCGTGGGCAATGGAGCGCCGTTGAGGGGCTAACGCCCGTTCCATCCGCCGGCTTCCGGCCTCTAGAGGAGACGCGAATTGGACCCGGCTCGGTTGACCTTGAAATCG from Leifsonia psychrotolerans encodes:
- a CDS encoding fumarylacetoacetate hydrolase family protein — its product is MKFAHLRVEGQSVPRLAVTQEDSALFLDEIMDDAPRDLQDLLEKGPDEFNRVRALVTHSLVHGASVTPLETLRHSSAVLRPPQIIAIGANYAAHSSELKLRSETAATIFSLWPNSLTGHESTISWPADLTQEVDYEAELGVVIGRAARNVSVANALDYVFGYTVVNDITARNLQFSEAQWSRCKSFDGFTPTGPVVVTADEIGDPQDVWLTTHVDGRILQDASSGDMVRTVAEIISYLSKTATLLPGTLISTGSPGGAGYSRKPQVFLRDGSTVTITIDKIGMLTTHCREI
- a CDS encoding glycosyltransferase produces the protein MVTISVVIPSYNDACFLAAALDALAAQLRPADEIVVVDNGSTDDTSDVARAAGARVVVEPLRGIWPAASAGYDAASGDLIARLDADSLPPVDWLAHIEAEFVLSPELGVLTGPGEFYDCTPLVAALGEGLYIGGYFWFMGWWLTEPPIFGSNFAMRRTVWREVRGRVHRRDGTVHDDLDLSYHLDPGVVVVYDPTLRVGISARPFNTWSGFSRRLNWAFRTIRMHWPDESPMRRRIARRALHSAASHSQA
- a CDS encoding alpha/beta fold hydrolase produces the protein MWQRRCARRPDAGDAESLDALDADLADVDWQTLPAGSRSFRFDAPSGSLAAVAFGNPTHPRVVLVPGATGSKEDFILLGPLLAAAGYYVESYDLAGQYGSAAAAAPAGESYDYDFFVADLLAFLHAGTVPAHVLGYSFAGFVVQEALVAAPELFASVAFLGVPPQPGQSFRGVSWIGPLSYLTTPHRIAGLLIWGVSANLNRATPGRVELVRERFEFTSRRSVDEIVRLMKHAPDRRRELVDSGIPLLVAVGRHDIWPTRLQRENAELIGAVYREYPTGHSPCETTPHRLAADLVALYARAESRSA
- a CDS encoding aspartate ammonia-lyase yields the protein MESAQNNDVPRPGFRLERDSLGALEVPTDAYYGVHTQRAMDNFPIAKRPISVYPDFVVALASVKQACARANKEIGALSPERAGWIDAACQDIIDGSYHDQFVVGVIQGGAGTSTNMNANEVICNVALEHAGYDKGRYDILSPIDHVNRSQSTNDTYPTAIKIALNYSLQHLLRELKLLQGSFSSKAVEFNHILKVGRTQMQDAVPMTLGQEFHGFATTLGEDYDRLTETIWLLAEVNLGATAIGTGITADPGYAAAAIRHLNLITGLTLEAAPDLIESTSDAGSFMSFSGNLKRSAIKLSKICNDLRLLSSGPQAGFGEINLPPKQAGSSIMPGKVNPVIPEVVNQVAFAVAGADVTVTMAAEGGQLQLNAFEPVIAHSLLQSLAWMTQAMWTLRVNCIDGITANEDRLSAMVGSSVGVITALIPHIGYSAAAALAQTALLTGRNVADLVVEAKLMSREDVMRELEPARLSGMEADSPTASSTIPIIE
- a CDS encoding LacI family DNA-binding transcriptional regulator, whose amino-acid sequence is MSTIYEVAALAGVSPATVSRVFNGITVSPEKSELVRRAATELAFTPNRAARSLRTRSSEVIALVIPDIENPFFTAMARGVEDVAQEAGYSVVLCNTDENPDKEAKYLSIAVSENMAGVILAAANDQVDLTALLTRRRPVVAVDRGPHGFTIDAVLVDNIAGGRAATQALADRGFTRIACITGPRDVETAQQRADGWRDVARPDNGDDSLRYANFRVDGGRAAMESLLAMDPPPDAVFVANNLMSVGALQVLVERGQTPGGIGLASLGDLPFSTVAPTDVTVIPLPARHLGMTAARLLLARIRGDDQPARSIVVGNGAPLRG